Proteins from a single region of Manis javanica isolate MJ-LG chromosome 5, MJ_LKY, whole genome shotgun sequence:
- the DDIT4L gene encoding DNA damage-inducible transcript 4-like protein, translated as MVATGSLSSKNPASISELLDCGFHPGSLLNDFDYWDYVVPEPNLSEVVFEETTCQNLIKMLEDCLSKSKQTKLGCSKVLVPEKLTQRIAQDVLRLSSTEPCGLRGCVMHVTLEIENVCKTLDRIVYDSSVVPTFELTLVFKQENCSWTSFTDFFFSRGRFSSGLRRTLILSSGFRLVKKKLYSLIGTTVIEEC; from the exons ATGGTTGCGACTGGCAGTTTAAGCAGTAAAAACCCGGCCAGCATTTCAGAGTTGCTGGACTGTGGCTTCCACCCGGGGAGCCTGCTAAATG ATTTTGACTACTGGGATTATGTTGTTCCTGAACCCAACCTCAGTGAGGTGGTATTTGAGGAGACAACTTGCCAGAATTTGATTAAAATGCTGGAGGACTGTCTGTCCAAATCAAAGCAAACCAAACTTGGTTGCTCCAAAGTCCTTGTTCCTGAGAAGCTGACCCAGAGAATTGCTCAAGATGTCCTGCGGCTTTCCTCCACTGAGCCCTGTGGCCTGCGAGGTTGTGTTATGCATGTGACCTTGGAAATTGAAAACGTATGTAAAACGCTGGACCGGATTGTGTATGATTCTAGCGTGGTTCCCACTTTTGAGCTTACACTTGTGTTTAAGCAGGAGAACTGCTCCTGGACAAGCTTCACAGACTTTTTCTTCAGCCGAGGCCGCTTCTCATCTGGCCTCAGGCGAACTCTGATCCTGAGCTCAGGATTTCGACTTGTTAAGAAAAAACTTTACTCCTTGATTGGAACAACAGTCATTGAAGAGtgttaa